In the genome of Nymphaea colorata isolate Beijing-Zhang1983 chromosome 9, ASM883128v2, whole genome shotgun sequence, one region contains:
- the LOC116260838 gene encoding LOW QUALITY PROTEIN: probable N6-adenosine-methyltransferase MT-A70-like (The sequence of the model RefSeq protein was modified relative to this genomic sequence to represent the inferred CDS: inserted 1 base in 1 codon), producing the protein MEPPPGTDGDDAAACKEKRHRLHERIENSRRDQDDLIASLQSIVPDLISSLDLSLRVVSAFHSLPPNPKKRPSSNSLSLPPDPPGRRLPPSTDARPKSGHGPPDVRPRPDRTADSAAKALPVVRSMIALLLLERVPFTSIDSAAILRKLENEASTASPAERAALLELGGEAGPIAGVEAALRSLADSGGAVDLEEFVVSGKPRVMVLGIDRNRLVKELPENSQGGEGDGVGGGAVPPSAGTLAPVPAVAEPNSGVFGMMPRPEMWMGSADPHFPGIFPGGVPPPGGALMGPRGGGGRVLGMMGMPRPMGVGPLHRPPLPPLPATTMGGPVTPVKPRTDDDDMKDLEALLSRKSFRELQKSKTGEELLDLIHRPTARETAVAAKFKTKGGPQLKEYCTALTKEDCRRQNGSFIACEKVHFRRIIAPHTDINLGDCSFLDTCRHMKTCKYVHYELDPTPDVPAMMMGAANLPPQKPIKPQRAEYCSEVELGEPQWINCDIRSFRMDILGQFGVIMADPPWDIHMELPYGTMADDEMRNLNVPALQTDGLIFLWVTGRAMELGRECLELWGYKRVEELIWVKTNQLQRIIRTGRTGHWLNHSKEHCLVGIKGNPEVNRNIDTDVIVAEVRETSRKPDEMYPMLERISPRTRKLELFARMHNTHAGWISLGNQLNGVRLVDEGLRARFKAAYPDIEVQPASXPRASTIDTDPNSGQLRSPFSGADSKSTNQFIEMTGPEHFGSDDKPMLPQIELVG; encoded by the exons ATGGAGCCACCGCCGGGGACGGACGGCGATGACGCCGCCGCGTGTAAGGAGAAGCGCCACCGTCTCCATGAGAGAATAGAGAACAGCCGCCGCGACCAGGACGACCTCATTGCCTCCCTCCAGAGTATCGTCCCCGACCTCATCTCATCCCTCGATCTCTCTCTTCGCGTCGTCTCCGCCTTCCACTCGCTTCCCCCTAACCCTAAGAAGCGCCCTTCCTCTAACTCGTTGTCTCTTCCTCCCGATCCGCCTGGCCGGAGACTTCCTCCTTCAACGGATGCGCGTCCGAAGTCTGGCCATGGCCCGCCTGATGTTCGTCCCCGGCCGGACCGTACCGCCGATTCTGCCGCTAAGGCGTTGCCCGTCGTTCGGTCGATGATCGCCCTATTGCTCCTCGAGCGTGTGCCCTTCACGTCTATCGACTCCGCTGCTATTCTTCGGAAGCTCGAGAACGAGGCGTCTACGGCATCGCCTGCGGAGAGGGCGGCGCTGCTTGAGCTCGGCGGTGAGGCGGGGCCAATTGCTGGCGTGGAGGCGGCGCTGCGGTCGCTTGCGGATTCTGGCGGAGCGGTCGACCTTGAGGAGTTCGTTGTGAGTGGGAAACCAAGGGTTATGGTTCTAGGGATTGATCGGAATCGACTCGTGAAAGAGTTGCCGGAAAACTCGCAAGGGGGGGAGGGGGATGGTGTTGGGGGAGGAGCGGTGCCACCGTCAGCGGGGACGCTGGCACCAGTTCCGGCTGTTGCTGAACCGAACAGCGGAGTGTTTGGGATGATGCCGCGCCCCGAGATGTGGATGGGATCTGCCGACCCTCATTTTCCTGGAATTTTCCCTGGGGGAGTTCCACCTCCAGGGGGAGCATTGATGGGTCCGAGGGGAGGAGGTGGTAGGGTTTTAGGGATGATGGGCATGCCGAGACCAATGGGAGTGGGCCCGTTGCACCGGCCACCCCTGCCACCACTGCCCGCCACAACGATGGGTGGTCCGGTCACTCCTGTGAAGCCAAGGACTGACGACGACGACATGAAGGATTTGGAGGCATTGCTGAGTAGAAAGTCCTTCAGAGAATTACAGAAGTCGAAGACAGGAGAGGAGCTTCTTGACCTGATTCACCGGCCTACAGCCAGGGAGACCGCTGTTGCAGCGAAG TTCAAAACAAAGGGTGGTCCTCAACTGAAGGAATACTGCACTGCTTTGACAAAAGAAGATTGTCGCCGACAAAATGGTTCTTTCATTGCATGTGAAAAG GTCCATTTTCGTCGTATAATTGCACCACACACAGACATTAATTTAGGTGACTGCTCTTTCCTTGATACATGTAGGCACATGAAG ACATGCAAGTATGTGCACTATGAGCTTGATCCAACTCCTGATGTCCCTGCAATGATGATGGGGGCTGCTAATCTTCCACCACAAAAGCCAATAAAACCACAACGTGCTGAATACTGTTCAGAAGTAGAACTTGGTGAACCACAGTGGATCAACTGTGACATTCGGTCCTTTCGAATGGACATTTTGGGGCAATTTGGAGTTATCATGGCAGACCCACCTTGGGACATTCACATGGAATTGCCTTATGGTACAATGGCTGATGATGAAATGAGGAATCTTAATGTTCCTGCACTGCAGACTGATGGACTCATATTTCTGTGGGTTACTGGGCGTGCAATGGAGCTTGGACGAGAGTG TCTGGAACTTTGGGGGTACAAGCGTGTTGAAGAACTTATCTGGGTGAAGACAAATCAACTACAAAGAATTATCAGGACTGGGCGTACTGGTCACTGGCTAAATCACAGTAAAGAACATTGTCTTGTCGGGATAAAAGGTAACCCAGAGGTTAATCGGAACATTGACACTGATGTCATTGTTGCTGAAGTTCGGGAGACAAGCCGAAAACCAGACGAG ATGTACCCAATGCTTGAGAGAATAAGTCCCAGGACAAGGAAATTGGAGCTCTTTGCTCGAATGCACAATACACATGCAGG GTGGATATCGCTTGGTAACCAATTGAACGGTGTGAGGCTAGTGGATGAAGGTTTGCGTGCTAGATTCAAAGCAGCATATCCAGATATTGAGGTGCAGCCAGCTT CCCCTAGAGCCTCTACAATTGACACAGATCCAAACTCTGGACAACTGAGAAGCCCGTTTTCTGGAGCTGATTCAAAATCGACAAACCAGTTTATAGAAATGACTGGCCCCGAGCATTTTGGGTCAGATGATAAGCCCATGCTCCCCCAAATCGAACTTGTTGGTtga
- the LOC116261277 gene encoding U-box domain-containing protein 43-like → MDSSLLPISETLSKIIEEIVLTISAAKDVLVEKHSFTQLTGYLERVVPVLKELARKEVDNSENVRAVVEILDRETKVLKQLVVECGKRNKIYLLVNCRRIVSTMQESTNEFSRALSLIPLASLDLSLTTNEEIKSLYDVMRKAQFRAAVAQEDVLQNIESGIRERSLDRAHANNLLLQIAEAVGVPKDRSAMRKEFEEFKREKEDAQLRKDRAEAIQMEQIIALLSRADIASTPKERQDIYLAKRNSLGSQPFEPLQSFYCPITHEVMVDPVETVSGQTFERNAIEKWLADGNMVCPLTMISLAGGNLRPNVTLRKSIEEWKERNTLITIASIKSKLSSSEEQEVLNTLEQLQCLCTERESYRECVVLENYIPVLVGLMGGNKVLVRKKALDLLCLLAEDREEYKQRIASVENAIEYMVRSLSRATGEGVSAVSLLYELSKVSNVLERIGEVHGSIFFLVMMMKRDEPQAAKTASELLLSLSFSEQNVVLMAKANYFEPLLQRLCTGSGDVKVMMAKALAEMELTDFSKAALCDSGVITALLDMISNGDSQSNQAAIDALSNLSTVPRNAILMIRENAAKILLDLLDFANLTSLSLRERAAVTFMNLAFSAASPEASGAPFLLLQSDSDICRLFVLVSLCPNIQESILRAFHVMCQLSIATEMRAKLREVGAIQLLVQFCEHGNLAVRASAVQLFFSLTQDCDGTFLVEHVNKRSLEALLRIIRTSDRDEEKAAAMGVLENFPTDDTQTTDWLLELGALPVIVEIIESGCRQGLPQNHFLLEKAAGTLRRFTLPMNIELQKRVAKAGIISILVRLLTFGTPQTKRQAALSLAQFSENSKRLSKPVEGHRRWMCFSAPAEPGCRIHGGVCSVESTFCLLEADAVEPLVRALSLKEMCVCEAALQSLSTLIEAEQLQSGSKLLHEKNAIAPIINLMSIEECGKTAEKALHVIERIFRLEEYKSKFGQLAQTHLVEMTQRSDGVTRSLAAKVLALLDVLPNQSSFF, encoded by the exons ATGGATTCGTCTCTGCTTCCTATCTCAGAGACGCTGTCTAAGATTATTGAGGAGATAGTGTTAACGATTTCTGCTGCGAAGGATGTACTTGTGGAGAAGCATAGCTTCACGCAGCTCACTGGATATTTGGAACGAGTTGTTCCAGTCCTGAAGGAGCTTGCCAGAAAGGAGGTGGACAACTCGGAGAACGTGAGGGCTGTGGTGGAGATTCTTGATAGAGAGACAAAGGTGTTGAAGCAATTGGTGGTAGAATGTGGCAAGAGGAATAAGATTTATCTCCTAGTTAACTGTAGGAGGATCGTCAGCACTATGCAGGAAAGTACCAATGAGTTCAGTCGAGCTCTGAGCTTGATCCCTCTAGCTTCTCTGGATCTGTCGTTAACTACCAATGAGGAGATCAAGAGTCTCTATGATGTAATGAGAAAAGCACAGTTCAGGGCTGCGGTAGCTCAGGAAGACGTACTGCAGAATATAGAGTCAGGGATACGGGAAAGGAGCTTGGATCGTGCTCATGCGAATAATCTGCTGCTTCAGATAGCTGAAGCTGTTGGCGTCCCAAAAGATAGATCAGCGATGAGGAAGGAGTTTGAAGAgttcaagagagagaaagaagacgCACAGCTTAGGAAAGACAGGGCAGAGGCGATACAGATGGAACAGATAATTGCATTGCTGTCTCGAGCTGATATTGCTTCTACCCCAAAGGAACGGCAGGATATATATTTGGCCAAAAGGAATTCCCTGGGCAGTCAACCTTTTGAACCTTTACAATCATTTTACTGCCCCATCACCCATGAAGTTATGGTTGATCCTGTGGAGACGGTTTCTGGACAGACATTTGAGAGAAATGCCATAGAGAAATGGCTTGCTGATGGTAACATGGTCTGTCCCCTGACAATGATCTCCTTGGCAGGTGGTAATCTCCGGCCGAATGTAACTCTTCGTAAATCCATTGAGGAGTGGAAGGAGAGAAATACGCTGATCACAATTGCATCCATAAAGTCAAAACTCAGTTCCAGTGAAGAACAGGAAGTTCTGAATACACTCGAGCAGTTACAGTGTCTATGTACAGAAAGAGAATCGTATCGGGAATGTGTTGTACTGGAGAATTACATACCTGTACTCGTTGGATTAATGGGTGGCAACAAAGTTTTGGTAAGGAAGAAAGCTTTGGACTTGCTTTGTCTCTTGGCAGAGGATAGAGAAGAATATAAG CAAAGAATTGCAAGTGTGGAGAATGCCATTGAATATATGGTTCGATCTCTTTCCCGTGCCACGGGAGAAGGCGTGTCTGCTGTATCTTTACTATATGAACTATCAAAGGTTTCCAATGTCCTTGAAAGGATTGGGGAAGTACATGGCAGCATTTTCTTCCTTGTCATGATGATGAAACGTGATGAACCCCAGGCTGCCAAAACTGCGAGTGAGCTCCTTCTCAGTCTTTCGTTCTCGGAACAGAATGTGGTACTAATGGCAAAAGCAAATTACTTTGAACCTTTATTACAGCGGCTTTGCACAG GTTCTGGTGATGTAAAGGTTATGATGGCCAAAGCTTTGGCTGAAATGGAGTTGACGGATTTTAGCAAAGCGGCTCTTTGTGATAGTGGCGTGATCACAGCTCTCCTGGATATGATTTCAAATGGAGACTCACAATCAAACCAAGCAGCTATTGATGCTCTAAGCAACCTTTCAACTGTACCCAGGAATGCAATCCTTATGATAAGAGAAAATGCAGCGAAAATTCTTCTGGACCTATTGGACTTTGCCAACTTAACATCATTAAGTTTGAGAGAGCGTGCTGCAGTAACCTTTATGAATCTTGCCTTCTCTGCTGCTTCTCCTGAAGCTAGTGGGGCTCCATTTCTGTTACTCCAGTCTGACTCTGATATCTGCAGGCTGTTTGTGTTAGTTAGCCTATGCCCTAATATTCAGGAAAGCATTCTTCGAGCTTTCCATGTCATGTGTCAACTGTCTATAGCAACAGAAATGAGGGCTAAGCTCAGGGAG GTGGGAGCAATTCAGTTACTAGTGCAGTTTTGTGAACATGGTAACCTGGCAGTCAGGGCAAGTGCGGTGCAACTGTTTTTCAGCTTGACCCAAGACTGTGATGGCACCTTTCTGGTTGAGCATGTAAATAAGAGGTCCTTGGAGGCCTTGCTCAGAATTATCAGAACATCTGATCGTGATGAGGAGAAAGCAGCTGCAATGGGTGTCCTAGAAAATTTTCCTACTGATGATACACAGACAACAGACTGGCTTCTTGAGCTAGGTGCACTGCCAGTGATTGTGGAAATAATTGAATCGGGTTGCCGTCAAGGATTGCCCCAGAACCATTTCTTGCTTGAGAAAGCTGCTGGGACTCTTCGGCGGTTCACATTGCCCATGAATATTGAACTGCAAAAACGGGTAGCTAAGGCTGGCATCATCTCAATCTTGGTAAGATTGTTAACCTTTGGGACGCCGCAGACAAAGCGACAGGCAGCATTATCACTTGCTcaattttcagaaaattcaAAGCGGTTGAGCAAGCCTGTTGAGGGACACCGAAGATGGATGTGTTTTTCAGCACCAGCGGAGCCTGGTTGCCGGATTCATGGGGGTGTATGTTCTGTTGAGTCCACGTTTTGCTTGCTGGAGGCAGATGCTGTGGAGCCACTAGTGCGGGCCCTGTCTTTAAAGGAGATGTGTGTCTGTGAAGCTGCATTGCAGTCACTATCTACACTTATAGAGGCTGAGCAACTGCAAAGTGGAAGCAAGCTTCTTCATGAGAAGAATGCGATTGCTCCAATCATAAACTTGATGAGCATAGAGGAATGTGGTAAAACTGCTGAGAAAGCACTGCATGTTATTGAGAGGATTTTCAGGCTTGAAGAGTACAAGAGCAAGTTTGGGCAATTGGCTCAGACACATCTAGTTGAGATGACCCAGAGGAGTGATGGTGTTACTAGATCTTTGGCAGCTAAGGTGCTCGCTCTTTTGGATGTGCTGCCTAACCAATCAtcatttttttga
- the LOC116261071 gene encoding early nodulin-like protein 1 encodes MDKDTAKFGLSRDLPPSTMAFFADPNLKISWIFYLLFLQATAFCYQFKVGDLDSWGMPASVSPKIYENWPQKKEFRIGDSLLFLYPPSEDSVIQVTEDAYNICNTSNPIAYFDDGNTVFNITGPGTFYFTSGVNGHCLKLQKLAVYVASNGTSSSYSAESPSSLPQNSSSYPAVFGPTGSTSLAAPAMVAVSPYLIASFLFSLHILYWV; translated from the exons ATGGACAAGGATACTGCAAAATTTGGTCTCTCACGAGATCTGCCCCCATCAACCATGGCTTTCTTCGCAGATCCCAATTTGAAGATATCCTGGATTTTCTATCTTCTGTTTCTGCAAGCCACTGCATTCTGCTACCAATTCAAAGTTGGAGATTTAGACTCATGGGGTATGCCGGCTTCAGTAAGTCCAAAGATCTATGAGAATTGGCCTCAGAAGAAAGAGTTTCGAATTGGTGACTCCCTCT TGTTTCTGTACCCACCAAGTGAGGATTCAGTGATCCAAGTCACAGAAGACGCATACAACATCTGTAACACCTCGAATCCGATAGCATATTTCGACGATGGTAACACTGTGTTCAACATTACTGGCCCTGGTACCTTCTACTTCACCAGTGGGGTCAATGGTCACTGCCTCAAATTGCAGAAACTTGCAGTTTATGTTGCTTCGAATGGGACGTCGTCATCTTATTCTGCCGAGTCTCCATCCTCACTACCTCAAAATTCATCTTCTTATCCTGCAGTCTTCGGGCCGACGGGCTCAACGTCATTGGCCGCGCCAGCCATGGTTGCTGTATCTCCGTATCTTAtagcttctttccttttctctcttcacaTCTTATATTGGGTATAA
- the LOC116261278 gene encoding oligopeptide transporter 7-like yields MDTTPLLRRKNITRPSGITSEATRSEGEEELENEIEAELENSPVEQVALTVPVTDDPTLPVTTFRMWFLGALSCVVLSFLNQFFWYRTEPLSISAVSAQIAVVPLGHLMARTLPDRVFFKGRPWEFTLNPGPFNIKEHVLITIFANCGAGTVYAIHIVTVIKAFYQKHIGFFVSFVVVLTTQILGFGWAGIFRRYLVEPASMWWPANLVQVSLFRALHEKEKRPRGSLSRNQFFLVAFICSFAYYVVPGYLFPMVTSLSWLCWIFPKSVLYQQLGSGLYGLGIGAIGIDWSTISSYLGSPLASPWFATANIAAGFVLVMYIVTPLAYWLNLYKAKTFPIFSDDLFTASGQEYNISSIITSDFKLDLAAYEREGPLYLSTFFAFTYGVGFASLTATVVHVSLFHGREIWELSKSAFQEKKIDIHTRLMRKYKQAPEWWFMIILLINVGVTIFACEYYNDQLQLPWWGVLLACTLAIFFTLPIGIITATTNQTPGLNIITEYIIGYLYPGYPVANMCFKVYGYISMTQAITFLQDFKLGHYMKIPPVTMFMAQIVGTLISGIVYLGTAWWLLDSITDICNTSLLPSSSPWTCPSDRVFYDASVIWGLIGPRRIFGDLGIYEAINWFFLAGAIAPLLVWCAHKAYPDKEWIRLINMPVLIGATGMMPPATAVNYTSWIIVGFIFGFLVYRYRRDWWQRNNYVLSGALDAGLAFMGVLLYLCLGLEDISLNWWGSDLDGCSLATCPTAKGVYVEGCPVFK; encoded by the exons ATGGATACCACACCGCTAC TCAGAAGAAAGAACATCACCAGGCCGTCGGGGATCACGAGCGAGGCGACGCGGTCGGAAGGGGAAGAAGAGCTGGAAAATGAGATAGAGGCGGAGCTGGAGAATTCACCGGTGGAGCAGGTGGCGCTGACGGTGCCGGTGACGGACGACCCAACGCTGCCGGTGACGACATTTAGGATGTGGTTCCTGGGGGCGCTGTCGTGCGTGGTGCTGTCCTTCCTGAACCAGTTCTTCTGGTACAGGACGGAGCCGCTGAGCATATCGGCGGTGTCGGCACAGATAGCGGTGGTGCCGCTGGGCCACCTGATGGCGAGAACGCTGCCCGACCGCGTCTTCTTCAAAGGGAGGCCGTGGGAGTTCACCCTCAACCCGGGGCCCTTCAATATCAAGGAGCACGTCCTCATCACCATCTTCGCCAACTGCGGCGCCGGCACCGTCTACGCCATCCACATCGTCACCGTCATCAAGGCCTTCTACCAGAAGCACATCGGCTTCTTCGTCTCCTTCGTCGTCGTCCTGACCACCCAG ATTCTGGGCTTCGGTTGGGCGGGAATATTCCGGCGGTATCTGGTGGAGCCCGCGTCGATGTGGTGGCCGGCGAATTTGGTTCAGGTCTCACTCTTTAG GGCtctacatgaaaaagaaaagcgaCCACGAGGATCATTATCAAGAAACCAATTCTTCCTCGTGGCCTTCATCTGCAGCTTCGCTTACTATGTCGTTCCTGGTTACCTCTTCCCCATGGTCACTTCCCTCTCTTGGCTATGTTGGATATTTCCCAAGAGCGTTCTGTATCAGCAACTGGGATCAGGCCTATATGGACTGGGCATTGGTGCAATCGGCATCGACTGGTCGACCATCTCATCCTACCTAGGCAGCCCTCTAGCCAGTCCCTGGTTTGCCACTGCCAATATTGCAGCAGGCTTTGTTCTTGTTATGTATATAGTGACTCCACTCGCATACTGGCTCAATCTCTACAAAGCCAAGACCTTTCCCATATTCTCAGATGATCTCTTCACTGCTTCTGGCCAAGAGTACAACATCTCCAGTATAATCACCTCCGATTTCAAATTAGATCTTGCTGCATATGAAAGAGAGGGGCCCCTTTACCTTAGCACATTCTTTGCCTTCACATATGGTGTTGGATTTGCTTCACTAACTGCAACAGTTGTACATGTTTCCCTCTTCCATGGACG AGAAATATGGGAGCTAAGCAAATCAGCTTTCCAAGAGAAGAAGATAGACATTCACACAAGGTTGATGCGAAAGTATAAGCAAGCACCAGAGTGGTGGTTCATGATCATCCTTTTGATCAATGTGGGAGTCACTATTTTTGCCTGTGAATACTACAACGACCAACTTCAGCTGCCATGGTGGGGCGTCCTGTTGGCTTGTACGCTTGCAATTTTCTTCACTCTTCCCATTGGCATCATTACTGCAACGACTAACCAG ACACCAGGGCTTAACATTATAACGGAATACATAATTGGCTATTTATACCCGGGTTATCCAGTGGCCAACATGTGCTTCAAGGTGTATGGGTATATCAGCATGACGCAGGCCATCACATTTCTGCAAGACTTCAAACTCGGCCACTACATGAAGATACCTCCTGTAACGATGTTCATGGCTCAG ATAGTCGGCACACTAATTTCTGGGATTGTATACCTGGGTACAGCATGGTGGCTTCTAGACTCCATTACAGATATTTGTAACACATCTCTCCTGCCTTCTAGCAGCCCTTGGACTTGCCCTAGTGACCGTGTCTTTTATGACGCTTCTGTCATATGGGGCCTCATAGGACCACGTCGTATCTTTGGTGACCTCGGAATATATGAAGCTATCAACTGGTTCTTCTTAGCTGGCGCAATTGCTCCTCTTCTTGTATGGTGTGCACACAAAGCTTATCCTGATAAGGAATGGATTCGACTCATCAACATGCCTGTGCTCATTGGGGCCACTGGGATGATGCCTCCAGCCACGGCTGTAAATTACACTAGCTGGATCATTGTTGGCTTCATCTTTGGCTTCCTGGTATATCGGTACCGGCGAGACTGGTGGCAGCGCAACAATTATGTACTCTCTGGTGCCCTTGATGCTGGACTGGCATTCATGGGGGTATTACTCTATTTGTGCTTAGGGCTGGAGGACATTAGTCTAAACTGGTGGGGCAGTGATCTCGATGGCTGTTCCCTTGCTACTTGCCCCACAGCAAAAGGTGTTTATGTTGAGGGATGCCCAGTGTTCAAGTGA